The following proteins are co-located in the Candidatus Sulfotelmatobacter sp. genome:
- the tkt gene encoding transketolase: MNSDADELRINAIRFLAVDAVQKANSGHPGLPLGAAAAAFTLWTRHLRFDPKDPHWFDRDRFVLSAGHGSALLYALLHLTGYDLSLDDLKAFRQLGSRTPGHPEYHHTPGVEVTTGPLGQGFANAVGMAIAEAHLAAVYNRDQTIIDHHTYVLAGDGDLMEGVASEAASIAGHLALGKLIVLYDDNKVSLAGSTNLTFTEDVRERFEAYGWQTIEVGPDEANDVETIDRAITLAKSETLQPTLIAIRSTIGYGSPEAGTFKTHGEPLGKNMEATREALHWTEPPFVTPAEPLQFFREVGAKGAKLSQDWNARYATWKSANAQLAAQFERARDGKLPADLPWPTFTAENGSVATRDAGGTVMNAIAGAMPELVGGSADLDPSTKTYLKDKGDFQPATPAGRNIHYGVREHAMVAASNGIALHGGLFPFSATFFNFLDYCKPAVRLAALNTIREVFVFTHDSVFLGEDGPTHQPIEQLSMVRAVPNLIDLRPADALETLEAWKYAVQPGNGPCVLVLTRQKVPFLGDRKADVQRGAYVLQDPAGGIDVILIATGSEVSLAVEAAKLLAARGTRARVVSMPSWKLFDAQDEAYRNTVLPPEIKARLSIEAAATIGWAKYVGDRGHAFGIDHFGTSAPAAAIANEYGFTPEHIADLAAGLLANV; encoded by the coding sequence ATGAACAGCGACGCCGACGAACTCCGCATCAACGCAATCCGGTTTCTGGCGGTCGACGCGGTCCAGAAAGCGAATTCCGGCCATCCGGGCCTGCCGCTCGGCGCCGCGGCCGCGGCGTTCACGCTCTGGACGCGCCATCTGCGGTTCGACCCGAAGGACCCGCATTGGTTCGATCGCGACCGCTTCGTCCTCAGCGCGGGGCATGGCTCGGCGCTGCTCTACGCGCTGCTGCACCTGACCGGCTACGACCTCTCGCTCGACGACCTCAAGGCGTTCCGCCAGTTGGGTAGCCGCACGCCGGGGCATCCCGAGTACCATCACACGCCGGGCGTCGAGGTGACGACCGGTCCGCTCGGGCAGGGCTTCGCCAACGCGGTCGGGATGGCGATCGCCGAGGCGCACCTGGCCGCCGTCTACAACCGCGACCAGACGATCATCGACCATCACACCTACGTGCTGGCCGGCGACGGCGACCTAATGGAGGGCGTCGCCTCCGAAGCGGCTTCGATCGCGGGACACCTGGCGCTGGGCAAGCTGATCGTGCTCTACGACGACAACAAAGTCTCGCTGGCGGGCAGCACCAACCTAACCTTCACCGAGGACGTGCGCGAGCGTTTCGAAGCCTACGGCTGGCAGACGATCGAAGTCGGGCCCGACGAGGCCAACGACGTCGAGACGATCGACCGTGCAATCACGCTGGCGAAGTCGGAGACGCTGCAGCCGACGCTGATCGCGATTCGCTCGACGATCGGCTACGGCTCGCCCGAGGCCGGCACGTTCAAGACGCACGGCGAGCCCCTGGGCAAGAACATGGAGGCGACACGCGAGGCCCTGCATTGGACCGAGCCGCCGTTCGTGACGCCGGCCGAGCCGCTGCAGTTCTTCCGCGAGGTCGGCGCCAAGGGCGCGAAGCTCAGCCAGGACTGGAACGCGCGCTACGCGACCTGGAAGAGCGCCAACGCCCAGCTGGCGGCGCAGTTCGAGCGCGCGCGCGACGGCAAACTGCCGGCCGACCTGCCGTGGCCGACCTTCACCGCCGAGAACGGCTCGGTCGCGACCCGCGATGCGGGCGGCACGGTGATGAACGCGATCGCCGGCGCGATGCCGGAGCTGGTCGGCGGCTCGGCCGACCTCGATCCCTCGACCAAGACGTACCTCAAGGACAAGGGCGACTTCCAGCCGGCCACGCCGGCCGGGCGCAACATTCACTACGGCGTGCGCGAGCACGCGATGGTCGCGGCCAGCAACGGGATCGCGCTGCACGGCGGCCTGTTCCCGTTCTCGGCGACCTTCTTCAACTTCCTCGACTACTGCAAGCCGGCGGTGCGCCTGGCCGCGCTCAACACGATCCGCGAGGTCTTCGTCTTCACCCACGACTCGGTGTTTCTGGGCGAAGACGGTCCGACGCACCAGCCGATCGAGCAGCTCTCGATGGTGCGCGCGGTCCCCAACCTGATCGACCTGCGCCCGGCCGACGCGCTCGAGACGCTCGAGGCGTGGAAGTACGCGGTCCAGCCGGGCAACGGACCGTGCGTGCTCGTGCTCACCCGCCAGAAGGTGCCGTTCCTGGGCGATCGCAAGGCCGACGTGCAGCGCGGCGCCTACGTGCTGCAGGATCCGGCCGGCGGGATCGACGTGATCCTGATCGCGACCGGGTCCGAGGTCTCGTTGGCCGTCGAGGCCGCCAAACTGTTGGCTGCGCGCGGCACGCGCGCCCGGGTCGTCTCGATGCCGTCGTGGAAGTTGTTCGACGCGCAGGACGAGGCGTACCGCAACACCGTCCTGCCCCCCGAGATCAAAGCGCGCCTGTCGATCGAGGCTGCGGCCACCATCGGATGGGCAAAGTACGTCGGGGACCGCGGCCACGCGTTCGGGATCGACCATTTCGGGACGTCCGCCCCCGCGGCCGCCATCGCCAACGAATACGGATTCACGCCGGAGCACATCGCCGACCTCGCCGCCGGCCTGTTGGCCAACGTCTAG
- a CDS encoding 2,3,4,5-tetrahydropyridine-2,6-dicarboxylate N-succinyltransferase, translating to MESTKSSAESTLEERVVALEERLAAEPEAIRKKPGRVVEEVLEALDEGELRVCEPRDGEWVVNAWVKRAILLSFARFENESVRDAAMRASALDDPLGSRGSLPSYYDKLPTKRNWKALGARCVPPGVARYGSFLGRGAILMPGYVNVGAYVDEGTMVDTWATVGSCAQIGKGVHLSGGVGIGGVLEPPQAMPVIVEDGAFVGSRCIVVEGVRVGAEAVLGAGVVLTASTPIVDVRGASPVVTKGVVPARAVVIPGSLPKQFPAGEFGTPCALIIGERTESTDRKTSLNAALREFEVSV from the coding sequence ATGGAATCGACGAAGTCCTCGGCGGAATCGACGCTGGAAGAGCGGGTCGTGGCCCTCGAGGAGCGGCTCGCCGCCGAACCCGAGGCGATCCGCAAGAAGCCCGGGCGCGTGGTCGAGGAGGTCCTCGAAGCGCTCGACGAGGGCGAGCTACGGGTCTGCGAGCCGCGAGACGGCGAGTGGGTCGTCAACGCCTGGGTGAAGCGAGCGATCCTCCTCTCCTTCGCACGGTTCGAGAACGAGTCGGTCCGCGACGCGGCGATGCGTGCCTCGGCGCTCGACGATCCGCTGGGCTCGCGCGGTTCGCTCCCCTCGTATTACGACAAGCTGCCCACCAAGCGGAATTGGAAGGCGCTCGGCGCGCGCTGCGTGCCGCCCGGCGTCGCACGCTACGGCTCGTTCCTGGGACGCGGCGCGATCCTGATGCCCGGCTACGTCAACGTCGGCGCCTACGTCGACGAGGGGACGATGGTCGACACCTGGGCCACGGTCGGGTCGTGCGCGCAGATCGGCAAGGGCGTGCACCTGAGCGGCGGCGTCGGGATCGGCGGCGTGCTCGAGCCGCCGCAGGCGATGCCGGTCATCGTCGAGGACGGCGCGTTCGTCGGCTCGCGCTGCATCGTCGTCGAGGGCGTGCGCGTCGGCGCCGAAGCGGTGCTCGGCGCCGGCGTCGTGCTGACCGCATCGACCCCGATCGTCGACGTACGGGGCGCGTCGCCGGTGGTCACCAAAGGCGTGGTGCCGGCGCGGGCCGTCGTCATCCCCGGATCGTTGCCCAAGCAGTTCCCGGCCGGCGAGTTCGGCACGCCGTGCGCGCTGATCATCGGCGAGCGCACCGAGTCGACCGATCGCAAGACCTCGCTCAACGCCGCGCTGCGCGAATTCGAGGTCTCGGTGTGA
- a CDS encoding pyridoxal phosphate-dependent aminotransferase, translating into MSLTSSAVRLNPAVTGIEPSVIRAIAAKKQPGTIDLGLGEPTLLPQQRFIDAAARWVAENGVKYTVNAGDLALRERIAAHYAYPGMSAGKNVCVTTGSQEAVYVAIKTLLDPARDELLVVEPAFPAYAKMAQLEGVAHRAVALAEEDGFAYDVDAILEAIGPRTRVIVIGSPANPTGRVLRDADARRLAEALLARDGEPIWVLHDEIYRELTYIDDPGYVARYYPYTVVANSLSKSNALTGMRIGWLLAPDSVIDTLVKTHAWVTSTASAFGQRVAYEIFGEPGAIEEQSAWYRTQREGVLRVLDASGLRYVPIDGAFYVCVRLPNGGDSIAAAYELVEHRGVAAIPGRIFGPSLEGWLRLSWVAPIDDVAAGLRRVAALR; encoded by the coding sequence GTGAGCCTGACCTCGTCCGCCGTGCGCCTGAATCCCGCCGTCACCGGGATCGAACCATCGGTCATTCGTGCCATCGCCGCCAAGAAGCAGCCGGGGACGATCGATCTCGGGCTCGGCGAGCCGACGCTGCTGCCGCAGCAGCGGTTCATCGACGCCGCCGCACGGTGGGTGGCGGAGAACGGCGTCAAGTACACGGTCAACGCCGGCGATCTCGCGCTGCGCGAGCGCATCGCCGCGCACTATGCGTATCCGGGGATGTCGGCCGGCAAGAACGTCTGCGTGACGACCGGTTCGCAAGAAGCGGTCTACGTCGCGATCAAGACCCTGCTCGATCCGGCGCGGGACGAGCTGCTGGTCGTCGAGCCGGCGTTTCCGGCCTACGCGAAGATGGCGCAACTCGAGGGCGTCGCGCATCGGGCCGTCGCGCTGGCGGAAGAAGATGGGTTCGCGTACGACGTCGACGCGATTCTCGAGGCGATTGGGCCGCGGACGCGGGTCATCGTCATCGGCTCGCCGGCGAACCCGACGGGGCGCGTCCTGCGCGACGCCGACGCGCGGCGGCTGGCTGAGGCACTGCTGGCACGCGACGGCGAGCCGATCTGGGTGCTCCACGATGAGATCTACCGCGAGCTGACCTACATCGACGATCCCGGCTACGTCGCGCGCTACTACCCGTACACCGTCGTCGCCAACTCGCTCTCAAAGTCCAACGCGCTGACCGGCATGCGCATCGGGTGGCTGCTGGCGCCCGACTCCGTGATTGACACGCTCGTGAAAACGCACGCCTGGGTCACCTCGACCGCCAGCGCGTTCGGTCAACGCGTCGCGTACGAGATTTTCGGCGAGCCGGGTGCGATTGAGGAACAATCGGCTTGGTACCGCACGCAGCGCGAAGGCGTCCTTCGCGTACTCGATGCAAGCGGCCTACGCTACGTCCCGATCGACGGCGCGTTCTACGTCTGCGTACGCCTGCCAAACGGAGGCGACTCGATCGCAGCCGCTTACGAATTGGTCGAGCACCGCGGCGTCGCCGCAATCCCCGGCCGCATCTTCGGCCCCTCCCTTGAAGGCTGGCTACGCCTTAGCTGGGTCGCACCGATCGACGATGTCGCGGCAGGACTGCGGCGCGTCGCCGCTCTGCGTTAG
- a CDS encoding PD-(D/E)XK nuclease family protein: MHVVRGIHRPNTPFPSIFAKIDAAMKRRFAEDRWHSFGEGQPSFKIAHGEKVVRSSPIVLPNRQVTLSVKGRYDSILTFEDGSLVLCDFKTASVKPENLDKYWVQLHAYAFALEHPAPGSLSVKIDRLGLGVFDPASFAYDGEAGGSLSGAMHWIDMQRDDKRFLTFMDDVAAVLEQPEPPVPSPDCSFCSYRIAA, from the coding sequence ATGCACGTCGTTCGCGGGATTCATCGGCCGAACACGCCCTTTCCATCCATCTTCGCTAAGATTGATGCTGCCATGAAGCGGCGCTTTGCCGAAGATCGTTGGCACTCGTTCGGAGAGGGCCAACCGTCTTTCAAGATCGCCCACGGCGAGAAGGTGGTTCGCTCTTCACCAATCGTGCTGCCAAACCGGCAGGTCACGCTCAGCGTGAAGGGCCGGTATGATAGCATTCTCACGTTTGAGGATGGTTCGTTGGTCTTGTGCGACTTTAAAACCGCATCGGTCAAGCCTGAGAACCTCGACAAGTACTGGGTGCAGTTGCACGCCTACGCTTTCGCACTGGAGCATCCCGCCCCGGGAAGCCTGTCGGTTAAAATCGACCGACTCGGTCTAGGGGTATTCGATCCCGCGAGTTTTGCCTACGATGGCGAGGCGGGAGGTTCGCTTAGTGGCGCAATGCATTGGATCGACATGCAGCGCGATGATAAGCGCTTCCTCACCTTCATGGATGATGTGGCTGCCGTACTCGAGCAACCGGAGCCGCCGGTCCCGTCACCCGATTGCTCTTTCTGCAGCTACCGTATAGCGGCTTAG
- a CDS encoding helix-turn-helix transcriptional regulator codes for MRDRHGEVHWSDDLTIIKRPWNKTFLKALGLVFLAEMLVIVIASRLLGFNTDRWIHDKTAQAMRISLAAAASTDWSLVDRVQKEGKGSSLFRRYHKDVVDLSQRYFRAKEGSVFVALVIRGEEYDIDNGEPDLDDIGKADDLELAAYSTKKTTYTLSPISDDSGTYVAAFTPVMNDGKVIGLVSAEYDSAPLADFHAIVRSVFWWSVLPAALVSLIISYIFASNFAEPMDVLREIETVRRQSEQSRAADELWSNLTPAQRQVFQLLGQGLKDLEIAEKLTVSLNTVKSHVKSIRAKMRDIVGDNNVSRVDLAIAARGVLQASSSTP; via the coding sequence GTGAGAGACCGCCATGGCGAAGTCCATTGGAGCGATGATTTGACAATCATTAAGCGACCTTGGAACAAAACGTTCCTCAAAGCGCTGGGCCTTGTTTTTCTGGCAGAGATGCTCGTTATTGTCATCGCAAGCCGCTTATTGGGCTTCAATACGGATCGATGGATACATGATAAAACCGCCCAGGCCATGCGGATTTCGCTTGCTGCGGCGGCGAGCACTGATTGGTCGCTAGTCGACCGCGTTCAAAAGGAAGGAAAAGGCTCCTCACTATTCAGACGTTACCACAAAGACGTTGTCGATCTCTCGCAGCGCTACTTCCGTGCAAAAGAAGGGTCCGTTTTTGTAGCGCTAGTCATCCGAGGGGAAGAGTATGATATCGACAATGGAGAACCCGATTTGGACGATATCGGGAAGGCAGACGATCTAGAACTGGCTGCTTACTCCACAAAAAAGACAACCTATACATTGTCGCCTATTTCAGACGATAGCGGGACATACGTCGCAGCGTTCACGCCGGTTATGAATGACGGCAAAGTGATAGGTCTTGTAAGCGCAGAGTATGACTCGGCGCCGTTGGCGGACTTTCACGCAATCGTTCGATCCGTGTTCTGGTGGTCGGTCTTGCCCGCAGCGCTCGTCTCGCTCATCATATCGTATATTTTTGCTAGCAATTTTGCCGAGCCCATGGATGTTCTTCGCGAGATCGAGACCGTAAGGCGTCAAAGCGAGCAGTCTCGTGCCGCGGATGAGCTGTGGAGTAATCTCACGCCAGCCCAGCGTCAGGTATTCCAACTGCTTGGTCAAGGGCTAAAGGATTTGGAGATAGCCGAGAAGCTGACGGTGAGCTTGAACACCGTTAAGTCGCACGTGAAGAGTATACGTGCAAAAATGAGAGACATAGTCGGAGACAACAACGTCTCGAGGGTTGATCTTGCAATCGCTGCTCGAGGAGTTCTGCAGGCATCTTCGTCCACGCCGTAG
- a CDS encoding pitrilysin family protein, whose protein sequence is MQARLSAAFLAALFLVSVAPVPGAARDFGTDDTDVSTSLSAVQVRTLDNGLRVVVVEDHAAPVAEVEVWYRFGSADETPGKTGLAHALEHMMFRGTTTLSAGALDEWTAGLGASINAQTTTESTHFEMQVPADRLEPALRIEADRMQHLALDPEAWDKERGAVLQEAAQDRSNPYFTLHERMLAKMYPNSPLGQTSLGAKADVERATVADLRAYYEQWYAPNDATLVVAGDVDPATVFAQAQQWFGPIPTRPLPAPRFSRPTPAHDVVEQESADVPFTVVDLAYAIPPPTGPTHGDALRAIIGGVALAGNQGQLKSALFESRLTLGYFVQPALDRDIASIHLIAVVAPGHTADEVRSIMTSTLHDLTARGLPADDVDAAKRAALAQLVYARDSIASLASTFGGSYAFPQDPTPAQDAQTIAGITRAEINGMMRGIFAEPNAVGIIEPTTTDLSKLKAPTAFEAGRNEEFGGRVPDGPIVEPDWLRADAARPLTLHSTVAPIRTSLPNGLQLLIQRVPGNSTVFISGAMRRSPAFDPPGKTGTGLLASALLNAGSQHYQYDGLQRVGKRLGATLSYGSTFSAHGYARDLPALLNALADDVRNPLLPADRFALLKAQMSTSLSRQILDPTYRARRAFLQALYPTGDPELREMNVASLDAITIDDVRTYAKTYDRPDLTTLVVVGDVDPAAARTAVERAFGGWKADGPTPSATLKALPLPAPQEKYIENGDAQDVTVELGQPAPKRGDPDADAFLIADSLLDDQSFESRLFQEIRQKRGLVYTVGTHYRFDGDRGTWTATFRAVPSKVDAADALILDQVKRLETEPVDVDELHRCETRQVAREILAEQATRNIAGDLLAMGLENLPTNYQETLAARYGAVTPADVQRAAREYFHPDHWVEVRTGPPSDTPHG, encoded by the coding sequence ATGCAGGCTCGTTTGAGCGCCGCGTTCCTCGCAGCGCTATTCCTCGTATCGGTCGCCCCCGTGCCGGGCGCCGCGCGGGATTTCGGCACCGACGACACCGACGTTTCGACGTCGCTCTCGGCGGTGCAGGTCCGCACGCTCGACAACGGCCTGCGCGTGGTCGTTGTCGAGGATCACGCGGCCCCGGTCGCCGAGGTCGAGGTCTGGTACCGCTTCGGGTCGGCCGACGAGACGCCGGGCAAGACCGGGCTCGCGCACGCGCTCGAGCACATGATGTTCCGCGGGACGACGACGCTCTCGGCCGGCGCGCTCGACGAGTGGACGGCCGGCCTGGGCGCGTCGATCAACGCGCAGACGACGACCGAATCGACGCACTTCGAGATGCAGGTTCCCGCCGATCGCCTCGAGCCGGCGCTGCGCATCGAAGCCGACCGCATGCAGCACCTCGCGCTCGACCCCGAGGCCTGGGACAAGGAGCGCGGGGCGGTGCTGCAAGAGGCCGCGCAAGATCGCAGCAACCCGTACTTCACGCTGCACGAGCGGATGCTGGCGAAGATGTATCCGAACTCGCCGCTCGGGCAGACGAGTCTGGGCGCGAAGGCCGACGTCGAGCGCGCGACCGTGGCCGACCTGCGGGCGTACTATGAGCAGTGGTACGCGCCCAACGACGCGACGCTGGTCGTCGCCGGCGACGTCGATCCGGCGACCGTCTTCGCGCAGGCCCAGCAGTGGTTCGGTCCAATCCCCACGCGCCCGCTGCCAGCGCCGCGCTTCAGCCGTCCCACGCCGGCGCACGACGTCGTCGAGCAAGAGAGCGCCGACGTGCCGTTCACGGTCGTCGACCTGGCCTACGCGATTCCGCCGCCGACCGGACCGACGCACGGCGACGCGTTGCGCGCGATCATCGGCGGCGTCGCGCTGGCCGGCAACCAGGGCCAGCTCAAGTCGGCGCTGTTCGAGTCGCGCCTGACGCTGGGCTACTTCGTGCAGCCCGCCCTCGACCGCGACATCGCTTCGATTCACCTGATCGCGGTCGTCGCGCCCGGTCACACCGCCGACGAGGTGCGCAGCATCATGACCAGCACGCTGCACGATCTGACCGCCCGCGGCTTACCGGCCGACGACGTCGACGCCGCCAAGCGCGCCGCGCTGGCGCAACTGGTCTACGCGCGCGACTCGATCGCATCGCTGGCCTCGACCTTCGGCGGGTCGTACGCGTTCCCGCAAGACCCGACGCCGGCGCAGGACGCGCAGACGATCGCCGGGATCACGCGCGCCGAGATCAACGGGATGATGCGCGGCATCTTCGCCGAGCCCAATGCCGTCGGCATCATCGAGCCGACCACGACCGATCTCTCGAAGCTCAAAGCGCCGACCGCGTTCGAGGCCGGCCGGAACGAAGAGTTCGGCGGCCGGGTGCCGGACGGTCCGATCGTCGAGCCGGACTGGCTGCGCGCCGACGCCGCGCGTCCGCTGACGCTGCACAGCACCGTCGCGCCCATCCGCACGTCGCTGCCCAACGGACTGCAACTGCTGATCCAGCGGGTGCCCGGCAACAGCACGGTCTTCATCTCGGGCGCCATGCGCCGTTCGCCTGCCTTCGATCCGCCCGGCAAGACGGGAACCGGTCTGCTCGCCTCGGCGCTACTCAACGCCGGCAGCCAGCACTATCAGTACGACGGCCTGCAGCGCGTCGGCAAGCGGCTGGGCGCGACGCTGAGCTACGGCTCGACCTTCTCCGCGCACGGATACGCGCGCGACTTGCCCGCCCTGCTCAACGCGCTGGCCGACGACGTGCGCAATCCGCTCTTGCCGGCCGATCGTTTCGCGCTGCTCAAAGCGCAGATGAGCACGTCGCTCTCGCGCCAGATCCTCGATCCGACGTATCGCGCTCGGCGCGCGTTCTTGCAGGCACTCTACCCGACCGGCGACCCCGAGCTGCGCGAGATGAACGTCGCCTCGCTCGACGCGATCACGATCGACGACGTGCGCACCTACGCGAAGACCTACGACCGGCCCGATCTGACCACCCTCGTCGTCGTTGGCGACGTCGACCCGGCCGCGGCGCGCACCGCCGTCGAGCGCGCGTTCGGCGGGTGGAAGGCCGACGGTCCGACGCCGTCGGCGACGTTGAAAGCGCTCCCGCTGCCGGCGCCGCAAGAGAAGTACATCGAGAACGGCGACGCCCAGGACGTCACGGTCGAGCTCGGCCAGCCGGCGCCCAAGCGCGGCGACCCCGACGCCGACGCGTTCCTGATCGCCGACTCGCTGCTCGACGATCAGTCGTTCGAGAGCCGCCTGTTCCAGGAGATCCGTCAGAAGCGCGGGCTGGTCTACACGGTCGGCACGCATTACCGCTTCGACGGCGATCGCGGCACCTGGACGGCGACCTTCCGCGCGGTGCCGAGCAAGGTCGACGCCGCCGACGCGCTGATCCTCGACCAAGTGAAGCGGCTCGAGACCGAACCGGTCGACGTCGACGAGCTGCACCGCTGCGAGACGCGTCAGGTCGCGCGCGAAATCCTCGCCGAGCAAGCCACCCGCAACATCGCGGGCGACCTGCTCGCGATGGGCCTGGAGAACCTACCGACCAACTATCAGGAAACGCTGGCTGCGCGCTACGGTGCCGTCACCCCGGCCGACGTCCAGCGCGCGGCCCGCGAGTACTTCCACCCCGACCACTGGGTCGAAGTCCGCACCGGCCCGCCCAGCGACACGCCACACGGCTGA
- a CDS encoding GMC family oxidoreductase, which yields MATLPAVDAVMVGFGWTGGIIANELLKAGVKVVGLERGDFRNTYPDFAIPGVHDELAYALRYKLFQNAAKETLTARNDRTQTALPVRQFGSFLPGDGLGGAGVHWNGVTWRFLPWDFETRSRSIARYGAAILGEDCTSQDWGVTYDELEPYYDKFEYLCGIAGKAGNIKGQIQPGGNPFEGPRSREYPSPPQKTSYAMEVFGNAATSLGYHPFPQPSANSSQFYTNPEGVHLGSCVYCGYCERFACEMSAKASMQTTLLPKLSASPNFELRTNAKVLKVNLDSTGKKAVSVTYLDAQGREQIQPANMIFITAWALNNVRLLLLSGIGKPYDPVSNTGVVGRNYAYQVNTGGAFFFENGKVFNLFMGSGALGTVFDDFNGDNFDHGPYGFIGGADINQNTNHARPVEWHPTPAGTPRWGGQWKRTMAHYYNRAFNFNAQGGVQSYRGNYLDLDPTYRDVYGQPLLRMTFDWGPHEHKQSAFMAGIHQKVGKAAGATSITVGQLAAHWDTVPYQSTHNTGGAIMGSDPRTSVTNKYGQTWDVSNVFVTGASSFPQNAGYNPTGTVGALAYHTSEAVVSKYLKSPGPLV from the coding sequence ATGGCAACGCTTCCCGCGGTCGACGCGGTGATGGTCGGTTTCGGCTGGACCGGCGGCATCATCGCCAACGAGCTGCTCAAAGCCGGCGTCAAGGTGGTCGGCCTCGAGCGCGGCGACTTCCGCAACACCTATCCCGACTTCGCGATCCCCGGCGTTCACGACGAGCTGGCGTACGCGCTGCGCTACAAGCTGTTCCAGAACGCCGCCAAGGAGACGCTGACCGCGCGCAACGACCGCACGCAGACGGCGCTCCCGGTGCGCCAATTCGGCTCGTTCTTGCCCGGCGACGGCTTGGGCGGCGCGGGCGTGCACTGGAACGGCGTGACCTGGCGCTTCTTGCCGTGGGATTTCGAGACGCGCAGCCGCTCGATCGCGCGCTACGGCGCCGCGATCCTGGGCGAGGACTGCACCTCGCAAGACTGGGGCGTCACCTACGACGAGCTCGAGCCCTACTACGACAAGTTCGAGTACCTGTGCGGCATCGCCGGCAAAGCCGGCAACATCAAGGGCCAGATCCAGCCCGGCGGCAACCCGTTCGAGGGACCGCGGTCGCGCGAGTATCCGAGCCCGCCGCAAAAGACCAGCTACGCGATGGAGGTCTTCGGCAACGCCGCGACCTCGCTGGGCTACCATCCGTTCCCGCAGCCCTCCGCCAACTCATCGCAGTTCTATACCAACCCGGAAGGCGTGCACCTGGGGTCGTGCGTCTACTGCGGCTACTGCGAGCGCTTCGCGTGCGAGATGAGCGCCAAGGCCAGCATGCAGACGACGCTCTTGCCGAAGCTCTCGGCCTCGCCCAACTTCGAGCTGCGCACCAACGCCAAGGTGCTCAAAGTCAACCTCGACAGCACCGGCAAGAAGGCCGTCAGCGTCACCTACCTCGACGCGCAAGGCCGCGAGCAGATCCAGCCGGCGAACATGATCTTCATCACCGCCTGGGCACTCAACAACGTGCGCTTGCTGCTGCTCTCGGGGATCGGCAAACCTTACGACCCGGTCAGCAACACCGGCGTCGTCGGTCGCAACTACGCCTACCAGGTCAACACCGGCGGCGCGTTCTTCTTCGAGAACGGCAAGGTGTTCAATCTGTTCATGGGCTCGGGCGCGCTCGGCACCGTGTTCGACGACTTCAACGGCGACAACTTCGATCACGGGCCGTACGGCTTCATCGGCGGCGCCGACATCAACCAGAACACCAACCACGCGCGTCCGGTCGAATGGCATCCGACGCCGGCCGGAACGCCGCGCTGGGGCGGCCAGTGGAAGAGGACGATGGCGCACTACTACAACCGCGCCTTCAACTTCAACGCGCAAGGCGGGGTGCAGTCCTATCGCGGCAACTACCTCGACCTCGACCCGACCTATCGCGACGTCTACGGTCAGCCGCTGCTGCGGATGACGTTCGATTGGGGCCCGCACGAGCACAAGCAGTCGGCCTTCATGGCCGGCATCCACCAGAAGGTGGGCAAGGCCGCCGGCGCCACCAGCATCACCGTCGGCCAACTGGCGGCGCACTGGGACACCGTCCCGTACCAGAGCACGCACAACACCGGCGGCGCGATCATGGGCAGCGATCCCCGCACCAGCGTCACCAACAAGTACGGACAGACGTGGGACGTCTCCAACGTGTTCGTGACCGGGGCCAGCTCGTTTCCCCAGAACGCCGGCTACAACCCGACCGGCACGGTCGGCGCGCTGGCGTATCACACCTCCGAGGCGGTGGTGAGCAAATACCTGAAAAGTCCGGGACCGCTCGTCTAG